The DNA segment GTAGAAACAAATGGTGGTGGCTGAGATTGTGTACAGCAAGAGGGAAATAACAAAACCAATAACCACTGCAGCAAGGAAGCTGTGATTGAAAACTGTGCATGAGCTCCCTTGCCTTAATAGATTCTAATCTGACAACCCTTTCTTAACACTAAGTCTTTCTACCACTTCTTGAATACAGCACTGTCTGTTACAAGTGTCACTGTGCCATTCATGATATTACAAAAATATGATATCACAACATAACCACTTTAAAATTGACAAAAAATTCTTACCAACAAGATACGTTAAGAGTTTTGCATGAGATGCATTCTCGTGAGTTTACTTTTCCTGATGCTTATTCTAAATTAGTTCTAAATGGTACTGAAGGGCCAGAAATCTGAAACGTTATTGATCTCCCAGAAATATTGCAGGTCCCTTGGGATAGAAGTGGTGTTGGACTCCACTGAGTTCTGGATAACGAAACAACAATGCAAATAATTTTATTGCCATAATATGTATTCTACAAATTTCTGAACACATCAGATTGCCAAATTAAAGTGTCTTTAGTAATTTAATTATGTTCTCTCTTTTTTAGGTATAAAGTGGAGAATTGGTGCTGAAGAGATTAAAGAACACTGAAAATTCCATGTTTAAGATCATCTTTTGAGGTCCTCAATCTGATTAAATCAACTTTAGAAGCACCGAGTAATTCTGAAGGATAGAACTTAAATATTCTGCTTgtaaaaatgaatggaaatgatTCAACTCCAAATTCCAACTCAACTCCAAATTCACTCATTTCTGACACTACAGTCACACAGGATAAAATAGTTTGTAACCATACAGTATTGCCTATCGAACACTTCCTAATCCTTACAGAAAGCCAAAAGAAAATTATTGCCACATTGTGTTTGACAGTGGGGCCTTTTACTATTTTGGAAAACATCTTCATTTTATGTGTGATATTCTTTACTCCACAGCTCCGAAGTCGAccttcttatttatttattactaGCCTTGCAACTGCCGACCTCATGGCAAGTGCTGTATTTGTTTACAGTTTTGTTGGCTTCCATGTTTTTGAGTACAAGGACAATAAGCACATCTTTCTGTTTAAACTGGGATGTGTCATTGCATCGTTCTCAGCTTCAGTGGGCAGTTTGCTCTTCACTGCTATTGACAGGTACATATGCATTCACAGGCCTTCTGAATACAGGGCAATTATAACAAAGAGGAAAGCAGTGAACTGCATTTTAGTTATGTGGTTAATTGTTATTTTTATAGGTTTACTTCCTTTAATGGGATGGAATTGCTGTGAGTCACATAATTACTGTTCCGAGCTATTTCCTTTAGTTGATGAAGCCTATTTAATTTGCTGGATAATGCTTATAACTTGTCTGTTAGTTTTAATAATTCATGCCTATATACATATTCTATGGAAGGCCCATTTTCATTCAGTCTACATGGAGAaacagaaagaaggaaggaaaggtCAAGTAAAATTAGGACACAAACGTATGGACATTAAACTTGCCAAAACGCTAGGCCTAATACTAATCATTTTGATTACATTTTGGTCTCCAGCCTTGGCTCTAATGACATATGATGTATTTGCCAAAGTAAGCAAAGATACCAAAAAGGTGTTTGCTTTTTGCAGCATGCTATGTTTGCTAAATTCTACCATGAATCCAATTGTTTATGCGCTAAGGAGCAAAGATATGCGCCGTTCAATAGTAAACATATTGTCTGGGTGCAAGAAGCAGCAGTCATCTCTGGAGAGCAGTATGGAGTCTGATGGACAGATCAAAAGCCAAATTATAAGTGTTTGTTCATCATGTGATAAGTATAGCCCTGTAACTTCAGAAAATAGTACCTCACCCACCATGCCTGTGTGAAATATTTCGTTGCTTGAACAACAAAACTTTCAGAACAACAATTTACTTTATGCAAAGAGGAAAAGCAGTCTAGCTGATGGTACTTATTTGGATCCACATGACTGGGGACTTCTTTCAAGTGAACACATTTTCAGGCATCAAGTGATCCCAATTCACCCATTGATGGAATTTCTATGTACTGATACTTCAGATATGTTACAGAATTTAAGAATCACATTTGCCAACTTTTCTGTAGGAAAATATTAGTATGTATTCCTGACTTTGGTGTCAATTTCATCAGCATTTCAAAATGTTAACAGCGCCTTTACACATTCACTATCAAATAGCACTGTATATGGGTGACCATGTTTCATAAATTCTGCAATGGATTTTCAATATGTAGCACAATTTTAACAAACAAATACCTTTCTGTCGAGTTAGTGCAATAAACATCGTGGCAAATTAATCTTAGAGGTAACATAGAACAAGTTCAGAAATGGGAAACTTTATTAAAATTTCTCATTGGATCATAATCCCACATTGTAACCACTAATCTGTTTGCAAATGATAAGTTCTCATCATGTTAAAACAAGTCTACTGAGCCAAACCAGAAGAGCTGATAACAATGTGAATACTTTTTATTGATGTATTTTTGTACATAGTAATAGCTTTGCTGTTTGGTCCAAGAACTGGTACAAACAAAAGTTCTGTTGAGTTTCACAATTTAGATTTaaagataataaaaacagaaaatgttggaaagcaggtcaggctatattcgtgtaaagagaaacagagttaacatttctggtcaaaagcccttcatcagaactgggaatgagagaaaaacaagttatttttaatttacaGGAAAGATGGGAGAAGGGATGTATAGGATGAAGGGAACATCTGTAACAGGGTGAAGCTAGGATTACCATGGGGATACATTGTAGAATTCTTCTGGTCATTGGGTTAACTGGAGCAGTTAGAGGATGCTAAAGCACACCAAGAAGTGtaaaatgttctgagatgcaggGCTATGggacgtgcccagcaggtcagtcttTGCTAACGgaaggagaaaaactgagccagaatcacagatggatgacttacaggaGAAacgaccagttctgatacagacagggaaaACAGGTTAGCATaagttgtagaatttgaaattgagtcctgaaggctgcatcatgcccagacagaagatgaggtgctgctcctcaagaCATCACTCTTTATTTCACAACAATCTATGCATCTTTGTTTGTATTATTGTTCTCTAACTACCCCATTAACCCACTGACTGGAGGACCTCTGCAACTTATCCTCCTGGCAACCTTGGTGTCACCTTATCGCTGATGTTCACTTTGTCCTATTCATTCCTCCCTtcaccttctctacaacttaaaacatttttttccagttctgatgacaggacTTAgagcagaaatgttaactctgtttctcttttcacatgtGCTGCCTAACCTTCTGAGTATATACAACATtttctggatttccagcagctgcattttAGATTTAAAGATCCTTGTTTTAACCTATGGATTGCTGTATATTCCTGATCTATTACTTAAGTTTGTTTGCTAGCTGTGATAATATACAGTATTTATGATGGAGTTTCCAGTCTCCTGTGATAACTCACCAAATAAACATTTGGTAAATCGTCATTACTGATAATTGGACCTTGTTTAACTTTTACTGAGGTTGATGATAATAAATAGCAGCTTCTTTCACATTATTGATTATCTGCATgcattattaaagaaaataatgaaaccaGAATGTGATATTTATATAATTATGGATTGTTTATGGATTCCATTTTGTGTATATTCCATAACATAGACAGAAAAATCATTTAAGTAAATTATATTATGAACTCAAGTGTGCATCATTTTGTTTGGATGAGAACTGGAATTGCAGCCATGTTCTGTCCAATGATTTTACTTTCAAAGGAAATCAACTATATGATTAACTTTTCATTATTGTACATATTCATTAAACTGAAGTGGTACAACTGAATGGTACAACATGGGATTTTGTTTGCAGTATTCTGTAACGCCAGTTTGTAATCTTGGCTACATCATTTTAAAGTGTTGAATAGAAATGCACCTTTGGTAACAGCACAGAATGCAACATATTGCAGTGGCAGGATCTGACCTTGATGGACGAGCTAAAGTGGTGCAATACATGACTGATGTTCCTGCTCACAACAAATTCCTTGGATTTTTCTTGACAAAAGCAATTGCAATCAAGAATTTCCTTGAGAAAACTATATGGCCTCTTTGACATATTTGAGCTTTCTTTGTATTGCAAACCCACTCTGAAACATTTCCTTAATCATTTGAGAAATTTGAGTGTTTTAGGCACTGAATATATTCATTATCTTGCCACAGTAAATGGATGACAACCAGAATGCAGTGATCAAAAGCAAGCAATCCTGGTAAATATGATTGTCATTGGGAAATTGACATAACTTTATGGAAACAGATAAATAAAAGAGCTTTAGTTATTAGACACTAAAATAACCAGGCCACATGACCTCCCTGTTCCCCATCCTCTCCTATCCTGATGCTGTGACAACACACCAGTCCAGTATATCAACAGGATCATCCAtagcagcacagcacagcacagagcTATTATACAGGCTTTAGAAAAAGTTCACACTGGCATGACTCTCCTGGAATATTTAAATAAACTTTCTATAAGGGTGAATACATTACTGGCAGATATAATGACAATGTTCCACCTTTGGCGTCATTTCACAGTCACAAACCCAGCAAAGTGACATGCAGATTACTCTGCAAAGACAATAAATGTGTTCTAAGGCTTTTATTCAAATTTGTAATTGGTTGGCACTGCAATATTAAAATCATATTATATAACCCCAAACAGAGAAGGAAGTTATTCACCCCATCCATTCTATCCTGACTCCCTGAAGAGCAACATATTCAGTTCCATTACTGTGTTCTTTCATCAGAGCCCACAAACTATGTTCCTTCTAATGTGCATTCTAATGCCTTTTGAAAGCACTGATTGGCTCTATTTCCACTGCACTTACAGGCTGGGAGTCCCAGGTCATCACTTCTATATCTTTTGCTCTTCACGTTAAAACTGTGACCCCTTATCCTTACTctaatgggaacaatttctctctaTTGACCCTATGTAGCTACATcatgattttgtgcacctctatcaaagctcctctcagcctcctttgcccaAAGAAACACTTCTGCAGCCTCATCTTGGAGCTGAAACCACTTGCCCCTGGTGTCATTCTAGGACAATAATTAAAACTCTTAAATTCTTTGTTTAATTCAGAGGAATTCGGTCAAAGTGTTCTTTATGGTGTAAACCTACAGAAAGCCCCCAATTAGTAAATAATTTGGAAATAAGATATaccaaaaatattattaaaatataaatcacAATGATATCTATTATAAAATTAGTAGACTGTAATTATAGGCTTCAAATTTATTCAGATATAGGTTGGTCACAATAAAAAATATTAAGGAGAAATATGTTTATGTGCTAACATGCTTCACAAGACACTCCATGAAATGGATTAGTGCACATTAAACAGGTTGATGTTGATCAGATTTTTTTCTCAGTTAATCGCTTGTTAATCAGAatcaaaatgtgaaataaaattttcCAACAGGGTTCCAGAAGTTTACAAAGCGGACAGCAGACTATTGCTAAGGAGGTGTAAAGCTGTAGGAAAACCTTTTGAGACTTGCTCTTGCATAAGAGGGGCATTTTAATCTCCTCCCAACACTTGGTTTGACAAAGAGAGGAAGGGTGGTTAAATTGTTAAAACTGAGAAACATTGAATAATTTTGACTGCAACCAGCAATGACCATATCTACTTCAGGTTTAAACCATTAAAGTTTGGGGTTTGGCCAAGATAATTTTTCTGGGAGACTGCACactaattgcaatatttaaataaGACTTacaataattacaatatttaaagttGTCATCAGTTTGGAACTAGTAGCTGAGCGTCCAGGACTTAAGAAAGCCAGTTTAAGGTAGGGGTAAACTGTAGGAATGCAAAAACagacctttcctgtaatactaaTGGGCCAAAGGGAGTAGCAATGTTTCCACCAGGCTTACAAACAAATCTTCCTCATCTGATTCCTTCTGTTTGGACTCTGCATCCAACAATGACCATGCCCAACCTGATACTGAtcctttcctcccttcctccttctGTCTCCTCCACCTCAATCTTCTTGATTGATGAGAATTATTTTCGGTGATTGCTGGCTTCTGCCTTGAACTACAGGCTTTCCTGGCCATCAGGCAACAGGCTTTCCCATTGGCTGGTTGCCAGGTAGGAAACAGAGTAAATCAATTTTAATGAGGTCCTCCCTTTAATTTGTGCACATTATCCTCATCCTTGGATGTGTGTGCAGCAAATGTAGTTCTTCGGGAATTTATTTGTTACATCTTCCAGAGGTTCCAGTCTTCTCATTCTTACAATTAAATATCTTATATGTGAAAACCAAATGTCTTCAGCAGACAACCGAACAATCTCTGTAAGTATGCAGGCTAACAAGAATACAGTAATAACATGTCAGCTATTGAGACCACATGATGCTAGAAATTCATTAATATAACTCCAAAAAGAATAGTGCTGTGCTATTGAAAATCAAGTTAATCTGTGTACATAGCTGAGTTTCTTGATGCCTCTTGGGAAATTCAACTCCTCATTGTTCCGTGGAACTTTCATATTCGGTagcattttgttttcagcaaAAAACAACCCCACGAATGTCTACAGAGACattagagattctgcagatgctggaatctggagcaacacacacaaaaagtgctggaggaactcagcaggtcaggcagcatctatggagagaaataaacaatcgacatttccggtccagacccttcatcaggacgggaatGCCTACTGGGGTGCTAGATGTAAAATTCATTTCCAGTGAGATTTTTACCACCACTGATTTGAAATGCGACAACTCTGACTTACATAGGGAATAACCAGGTTTCTCTAACCCCAATTCCTCTGAAATAATGCTATTTAAAAGGTTAAATATTcaaactgcattttattttatattcattctcTGGGATTTGGGGTGTCagcagcatttattccccattcctaattgctcttaagaaggtggtgatgagcatcCATCTTGAACTAATCAGTCCTTCAGTGTTGTTGGGCAgggtttccaggatttagacccaaaggTGATGAAGAACTGGTGATGAGGGTATGCAACTTACAGGGGAACCTGCAGAGGGTAGCATTCCCATGGCTGACCTTGGCAGAATCCACATGTTTGGGAGGTGCCGTGAatgtagcctgggtgagtaacagcAGGGAAGTTTGGAGAGGGGATACATTGCAACCACTGTGTattggagggaattaatgtttatggTGATTAATGGTGAGGCAATCAagtaggttgctttgtcctggctaGTGTCGAACTTCTTGATAGTTggcgctgcactcatccaggtaaattCTACTGCATTTGTGACTTATTCATTGTAGAAGgtagaaaggccttggggtgtcaggaggtgagtcactcgctgAAGGATGCCCAGCCTCCGACCTGCAGTTATAGAcatgtatttatgtggctggtaaAGTTGAATTTCTGCTCAGTGGTGACCCCCGTGGGCTTTTGATGGAGGAAAatatgatggtaatgccactgaataacAAGGGTGGGGGGTTAGATCCTTCCTGTCTGGGATGATCGGTGCCTGAAGCTTTTGGAGTGTGAAAGTTACTTGCCACATAGGAGCGCATGCtagaatgttgtctaggttttgctgcatgcagtgtgaggctgcttcatttgttgaggagtatatgaatggaattgaacattgtgcaattaaaggaaggaaggttattgattaAGCAGCTGAAGTTCATCATTGCCCTTAGGAACTCTTGGAGTGGAAGCATGATTGACCTCCACcgaccacaaccatcttcctttgtttgtCCTCAGTGACATTTCTGGCCTCCAACAATGTCATTTGATCCTGGTTGCTTTTGCCTCTGGACTTCAGGATCACAGCCATGTTCAGCTTAATTGCCTCATTCCAGGCTACCACTGGTCTCTGCTACAGTTCATTGTTTGCTGATCTCTGTTGCTTTAGGGGCCAAAGTCTGTACTCAAGGAGATGAGTCTTTAGCCTACAGGAGCATGTAGAGCAGGC comes from the Pristis pectinata isolate sPriPec2 chromosome 22, sPriPec2.1.pri, whole genome shotgun sequence genome and includes:
- the cnr2 gene encoding cannabinoid receptor 2, producing MNGNDSTPNSNSTPNSLISDTTVTQDKIVCNHTVLPIEHFLILTESQKKIIATLCLTVGPFTILENIFILCVIFFTPQLRSRPSYLFITSLATADLMASAVFVYSFVGFHVFEYKDNKHIFLFKLGCVIASFSASVGSLLFTAIDRYICIHRPSEYRAIITKRKAVNCILVMWLIVIFIGLLPLMGWNCCESHNYCSELFPLVDEAYLICWIMLITCLLVLIIHAYIHILWKAHFHSVYMEKQKEGRKGQVKLGHKRMDIKLAKTLGLILIILITFWSPALALMTYDVFAKVSKDTKKVFAFCSMLCLLNSTMNPIVYALRSKDMRRSIVNILSGCKKQQSSLESSMESDGQIKSQIISVCSSCDKYSPVTSENSTSPTMPV